The following are encoded in a window of Dictyostelium discoideum AX4 chromosome 6 chromosome, whole genome shotgun sequence genomic DNA:
- a CDS encoding hypothetical protein (Transcriptional regulatory protein), which translates to MQEKLPFILRDPIPGDMGMVVYQNAVFYSKEFGWDSRFEALVAKVVSEYITNFDEKYEKCWIAEKDGKMVGSIFVVKQDENTAKLRMLYVDSSARCLGIANKLVDESIKFSESVGYKRIILWTNSILVDAARIYIKFGFKLENEEKHTMFGPELTGQTYSKDL; encoded by the coding sequence atgcaAGAAAAACTACCATTTATTTTACGTGATCCAATACCAGGTGATATGGGTATGGTTGTTTATCAAAATGCtgttttttattcaaaagaGTTTGGTTGGGATTCACGTTTTGAAGCTTTAGTTGCCAAAGTTGTTTCAGAGTATATAACAAATTTTGAtgaaaaatatgaaaaatgttGGATAGCAGAAAAAGATGGTAAAATGGTTGGTTCGATTTTTGTTGTTAAACAGGATGAAAATACAGCAAAACTTAGAATGTTATATGTTGATTCATCAGCTCGTTGTTTGGGAATTGCAAATAAATTAGTTGATGAATCTATAAAATTTTCAGAGTCAGTAGGTTATAAAAGAATCATTCTTTGGACAAATAGTATTTTAGTTGATGCAGCTagaatttatataaaatttggttttaaacttgaaaatgaagaaaaacaCACAATGTTTGGACCTGAACTCACTGGTCAAACTTATTCAAAAGATttgtaa